A genome region from Campylobacter concisus includes the following:
- a CDS encoding phage portal protein, giving the protein MDRIFKAAQGSAQLTEESKDSQGLIEPFFSFDRLLGLFYANTYHRRAVQLKASLLSNIEDGSKLEGGVMTPKDFLYAFILNLEIFGNAFVEIAGKNLYILPSIEARVNESKEIFQVKNNKSIALNAKHLYYYSPNSRFYGEPDYLAAMLSILTNQKADSFNNAFFENSARADTAIIFENSEPDEMQLNAFKEFFGSNFKGTGNAHKTLVLTANGENAKVRIEDLSKVSDISFEKLKNLNRDEIIAAHGVPPRMVGVMTAGQLGGSGEVTGQLHSFNELTIIPKQEQIEWFFDSIGYPIKLKPIDVSNFKDDGELVAGLVSSGIISLNEARGILGYNK; this is encoded by the coding sequence ATGGATAGAATTTTTAAAGCAGCGCAAGGTAGCGCACAGCTTACTGAAGAAAGCAAAGACTCACAAGGCTTAATAGAGCCGTTTTTTAGCTTTGATAGACTACTAGGTCTTTTTTACGCCAATACCTATCACAGGCGAGCCGTGCAATTAAAAGCATCACTGTTATCTAATATAGAAGATGGCTCAAAGCTTGAAGGTGGCGTTATGACGCCCAAAGATTTTTTATATGCGTTTATATTAAATCTTGAAATTTTTGGAAATGCTTTTGTTGAAATTGCGGGTAAAAACCTTTATATACTTCCCTCTATCGAAGCTAGAGTAAACGAAAGCAAAGAAATATTTCAAGTAAAAAACAATAAATCAATAGCACTTAATGCAAAACACTTATATTATTATTCTCCAAACTCTAGATTTTACGGAGAGCCTGATTATTTGGCGGCTATGCTCTCAATTCTAACCAATCAAAAGGCCGATAGTTTTAATAACGCTTTTTTTGAAAACTCCGCCCGCGCCGATACGGCCATAATCTTTGAAAATTCAGAGCCTGACGAGATGCAGCTTAACGCCTTTAAAGAATTTTTCGGCTCAAATTTTAAAGGGACGGGCAATGCGCACAAAACATTGGTTTTAACTGCAAACGGTGAGAATGCGAAAGTACGTATCGAGGATCTAAGCAAGGTAAGCGATATTAGTTTTGAAAAGCTTAAAAACCTAAATAGAGACGAGATCATAGCCGCGCACGGAGTACCGCCTAGAATGGTCGGAGTAATGACCGCCGGACAGCTTGGAGGCAGCGGAGAGGTAACTGGACAGCTGCACAGCTTTAACGAGCTTACGATCATCCCAAAACAAGAGCAAATAGAGTGGTTTTTCGATAGTATCGGCTATCCTATCAAGCTTAAGCCTATCGACGTAAGCAACTTTAAAGACGACGGAGAGCTGGTAGCCGGACTGGTAAGCAGCGGTATAATTAGCTTAAATGAAGCGCGCGGAATTTTGGGTTATAACAAATAA
- a CDS encoding XkdF-like putative serine protease domain-containing protein, with the protein MAREITDMQIKLISLVSAGANNKKIIYKNENFNELLRVDFKKSDAEQGVVYGIVYAPDEVDTQGDFANADEIKRAAYNFMKRSDLSYCIDVNHNFNIADAYICESWIVKSKDEFFNEEGAWAVGIKIEDEELREMIKNGTITGLSMYGSGVIKGSEKEDVAKGGVIAALKEFFGSSENFKKESSNNKGETMDENRVAELVKAGISANEAKLETLEKSVSELTAKLDAITSELSKSKQDVTIEKTQISASKGIL; encoded by the coding sequence ATGGCTAGAGAGATAACCGATATGCAAATCAAGTTAATTTCGCTGGTATCAGCAGGTGCTAACAATAAAAAAATTATCTACAAAAATGAGAATTTTAACGAGCTGTTAAGAGTCGACTTTAAAAAGAGTGATGCAGAACAAGGAGTTGTTTACGGGATAGTTTATGCCCCAGACGAAGTGGATACGCAAGGAGATTTTGCAAATGCTGATGAAATCAAAAGGGCTGCTTATAACTTTATGAAGAGATCGGACCTTAGCTACTGTATAGATGTAAATCATAATTTTAATATCGCAGACGCCTATATATGTGAAAGCTGGATAGTAAAAAGCAAAGATGAATTCTTTAATGAAGAGGGAGCGTGGGCGGTAGGCATCAAAATAGAAGATGAGGAGCTGCGAGAGATGATAAAAAACGGAACGATAACTGGACTATCAATGTATGGCAGTGGAGTGATAAAGGGGAGCGAAAAAGAAGATGTCGCAAAAGGCGGCGTGATAGCGGCGCTAAAAGAGTTTTTCGGCTCAAGCGAAAATTTTAAAAAAGAAAGTTCAAACAACAAAGGAGAAACGATGGATGAAAATAGAGTTGCCGAGCTTGTAAAAGCTGGCATTAGTGCAAATGAGGCAAAACTTGAAACGCTTGAAAAATCGGTAAGCGAGCTAACCGCTAAACTTGACGCGATAACAAGCGAGTTAAGCAAATCAAAACAAGACGTAACAATCGAAAAAACGCAAATTTCAGCAAGCAAAGGAATACTATAA
- a CDS encoding phage major capsid protein has product MDGLNDILKGSMNATNVTLSGSLTPEQSHNFIDVIKQNNGFLQKIHTEKMGRLTKELDAWDVAKGILVRVASGEKPNDSQRSALSKVGAKLDAKSVQLFSRILQDALEDNRSNPNFEKETFDAFAKAFGNDLALLGFTGESDTYDGTFKTLHKGWLQVVKDSSDAVKLTYAASEKVSNRLSALVGSIDPDIVSEARILINPSDVQEYNKELSALNSPLHLVQGGANQILGIPFEITPLMPKGTYLATPLKNLVLGVVLDIRRNRWYDAEERALKYVFDVFTDYEVVVKKWASLMSKA; this is encoded by the coding sequence ATGGACGGATTAAACGATATTTTAAAAGGCTCTATGAATGCCACTAACGTTACTCTCTCAGGCTCACTTACACCTGAGCAATCGCATAATTTTATAGACGTTATTAAGCAAAATAACGGCTTTTTGCAAAAAATCCATACTGAAAAAATGGGTAGACTTACTAAAGAGCTCGATGCATGGGACGTAGCAAAAGGAATTTTGGTGCGCGTAGCTAGTGGCGAAAAACCAAACGACTCACAAAGATCGGCTTTAAGCAAAGTAGGTGCAAAGCTAGATGCCAAAAGCGTTCAGCTATTCTCTCGCATCTTGCAAGACGCGTTAGAAGACAATAGGTCAAACCCTAATTTTGAAAAAGAGACTTTTGACGCGTTTGCTAAGGCTTTCGGTAACGATTTGGCACTTCTTGGCTTTACCGGAGAGAGCGATACTTACGACGGAACTTTTAAGACGCTACATAAAGGCTGGCTACAAGTAGTCAAGGACTCTAGCGACGCAGTTAAATTAACCTATGCAGCATCAGAAAAGGTGTCAAATAGACTGAGTGCATTAGTTGGATCTATAGACCCAGACATCGTAAGCGAAGCTAGGATTTTGATAAACCCTTCCGACGTTCAGGAATACAATAAAGAGCTAAGTGCGCTAAATTCGCCGCTTCATCTCGTTCAAGGCGGAGCCAACCAAATACTTGGCATTCCATTTGAAATAACTCCTCTTATGCCAAAAGGCACTTATCTAGCCACCCCGCTTAAAAACTTAGTTTTAGGAGTAGTTTTAGATATCCGTCGTAACCGCTGGTATGACGCTGAAGAGCGAGCTTTAAAATACGTATTTGATGTATTTACTGATTATGAAGTAGTCGTTAAAAAATGGGCTAGTCTTATGAGTAAAGCATAA
- a CDS encoding glycoside hydrolase family protein — protein sequence MSLKENIKENEGFKSYIYQDTRGYPTIGYGFKVSSLSKDELFLNGGKVEPMSKAVADQILEMKLIKLASSVCEAFPWLEDKPKNVQDVVIEMCYQMGVLGVKKFVTTLNFIKSGEYEAAYKNGLNSLWAKQTPNRAKKVLSGLLDN from the coding sequence ATGTCATTAAAAGAAAACATAAAAGAGAACGAAGGCTTTAAAAGCTACATATATCAAGATACTCGTGGGTATCCTACTATCGGATATGGCTTTAAGGTTTCATCTCTTAGTAAAGACGAACTCTTTTTAAATGGTGGCAAGGTTGAGCCTATGAGTAAAGCGGTAGCAGATCAAATTTTAGAGATGAAGCTAATTAAACTCGCCTCTAGCGTTTGTGAAGCTTTTCCTTGGCTAGAAGATAAGCCAAAAAATGTCCAAGACGTGGTAATAGAAATGTGCTATCAAATGGGCGTACTAGGCGTGAAAAAGTTTGTTACCACTCTTAATTTCATAAAGTCTGGTGAATATGAGGCAGCCTACAAAAATGGACTAAATAGCCTTTGGGCAAAACAAACGCCAAACCGCGCAAAGAAGGTGCTAAGTGGGTTACTTGATAACTAA
- a CDS encoding phage baseplate assembly protein V: MIEVGIISEVRDDRAKVAIGSMVTDFLPVFQAHANSYAVSFSPIRVGEQVLVLPVHDELNSGVVLRGLYQSSHKADATDKKVHVSFEDGIKMSYDSSSSCLEISSPKLINITCDNANVKAKNVMVEASDTTIKSPSIKLLGNTLIQGAINTAGSGGGSGSFEINGDVKITGSITTGGNANFGGSVSDARGSLTDHKNNGLARD, from the coding sequence ATGATTGAGGTTGGAATTATCAGTGAAGTAAGAGATGACCGTGCAAAAGTTGCCATTGGTTCGATGGTAACTGATTTTTTGCCAGTATTTCAAGCACATGCCAACTCTTATGCAGTGAGCTTTTCACCAATACGTGTAGGAGAGCAAGTGCTAGTGCTACCTGTGCATGATGAGCTAAACTCAGGTGTGGTGCTTCGTGGGCTTTATCAAAGTTCTCACAAGGCAGATGCTACTGATAAAAAGGTGCATGTAAGTTTTGAAGATGGCATAAAGATGAGCTATGACAGCTCTAGCTCTTGTCTTGAAATTTCATCTCCAAAGCTTATAAACATAACTTGCGATAACGCAAATGTAAAGGCTAAAAATGTGATGGTAGAAGCTAGCGATACCACTATAAAAAGTCCAAGTATAAAGCTACTTGGCAATACTTTGATACAAGGGGCGATAAATACAGCAGGAAGTGGTGGTGGTAGCGGCAGTTTTGAGATAAACGGAGATGTAAAAATCACTGGCTCAATCACAACAGGTGGTAATGCAAACTTTGGCGGCAGCGTAAGTGACGCACGTGGCAGCCTAACAGATCATAAAAATAACGGACTTGCGAGGGATTAG
- a CDS encoding GPW/gp25 family protein has translation MKYLIDIENSIKDILLTPLGSRVMLPEYGSRIYELIDRKVDDEFRADLACFVIEAVEKWEKRVKIDEVRLIGLKDHKLSFKVVLMSGDEIEVRA, from the coding sequence ATGAAATATCTAATTGATATAGAAAATTCTATCAAAGACATACTCCTAACTCCGCTTGGCTCAAGGGTGATGCTGCCTGAGTATGGCAGCAGAATTTATGAGCTAATAGATCGCAAGGTAGATGATGAATTTCGTGCTGATCTGGCGTGCTTTGTGATAGAGGCGGTTGAGAAATGGGAAAAGAGAGTAAAGATCGATGAGGTTCGTCTTATAGGTTTAAAAGATCATAAGCTTAGCTTTAAAGTAGTGCTTATGAGTGGTGATGAGATAGAGGTAAGAGCATGA
- a CDS encoding baseplate J/gp47 family protein, which produces MNLKQLPYPNVIEVLKYDEILNNVKNIFKEHLTDDEISLLESDNYSALLETLAYRELLLRARINDSVKAMLLPFSTGDDLDNIVAIYGIERLKGERPTAQCEFSLSMPRNSDTYLPKGLILRSENGEIASLKSEVVIRANELKAIGVIILDEFTKTSKVKCEYIQTPLPFVLKAKQLSEFEGGAERESDDRLRERAVLSLERFSTAGSAKAYTYQTLSANAKVLECSVLNGGAGVVQIYLKTTDMSEETRKDVESFLSAQKVRPLTDNLSVLNATKIDIKVVATLELTDMLFQDEIAKNISALPTTLSLGEDLNLSYIYKNLHQNGVYRVSLKEPLNDKKISVKEFVNLSYEISYKKAEL; this is translated from the coding sequence ATGAATTTAAAACAACTTCCATATCCAAACGTTATTGAGGTGCTTAAATATGATGAAATTTTAAATAATGTTAAAAACATTTTTAAAGAGCATTTAACTGATGATGAAATTTCACTACTTGAAAGTGACAATTATTCGGCACTTCTTGAAACGCTAGCTTATAGAGAACTGCTCTTGCGAGCCAGGATAAATGATAGCGTTAAGGCTATGTTGCTGCCATTTTCTACTGGAGATGACCTTGATAACATAGTAGCGATTTATGGCATAGAGAGGTTAAAAGGCGAGAGACCAACGGCGCAGTGTGAATTTAGCCTTTCAATGCCAAGAAACAGCGATACATATTTGCCAAAAGGGCTAATTTTACGCAGCGAAAATGGTGAAATAGCTAGCTTAAAAAGTGAAGTTGTAATAAGAGCAAATGAGCTAAAAGCTATTGGAGTGATCATCTTAGATGAGTTTACAAAAACCAGTAAAGTAAAGTGCGAATATATCCAAACACCGCTGCCTTTTGTCCTAAAAGCAAAACAGCTAAGTGAATTTGAAGGCGGAGCCGAGCGTGAAAGCGATGATAGGCTAAGAGAGCGTGCAGTTTTAAGCCTAGAGCGTTTCTCAACTGCAGGCAGTGCTAAAGCATATACTTATCAAACACTTAGCGCAAATGCAAAGGTGCTGGAGTGCAGTGTGCTAAATGGCGGTGCTGGAGTGGTGCAAATTTATCTAAAAACTACCGACATGAGCGAAGAGACACGCAAAGATGTGGAGAGCTTTTTAAGTGCCCAAAAGGTGCGTCCGCTAACCGACAATCTAAGCGTGTTAAATGCCACGAAAATAGACATAAAGGTAGTAGCTACCCTTGAGCTAACAGATATGCTCTTTCAAGACGAAATTGCTAAGAATATATCAGCTCTGCCAACTACTCTTAGTCTTGGAGAGGATCTAAATTTAAGCTATATCTATAAAAATCTACATCAAAACGGCGTTTATAGAGTAAGTCTTAAAGAACCGCTTAATGATAAAAAGATAAGCGTAAAAGAATTTGTAAATTTAAGCTATGAGATAAGCTACAAAAAGGCTGAGTTATGA
- a CDS encoding phage tail protein I: protein MSLLPNHKSKFDKKFDELFGVRFEDLDIGAINTLASKAPKNLLPVLAASFDVDIDGLNENEARELIKNAFEIHYYSGTFYSLNKALSALYADAKVKEWFDYAGLPYHFKLELDASKNGVSPQTLKRSDEIINTYKNVRSVYDGASIKATASINLKAYSYTFSGENISVDPYVISNISQRASFKVGATTQINEIISMPIDAIRVLTR, encoded by the coding sequence ATGAGTTTGCTGCCTAATCACAAAAGTAAATTTGATAAGAAATTTGATGAGCTTTTTGGCGTAAGGTTTGAGGATTTAGACATTGGTGCCATAAATACTCTTGCAAGCAAAGCTCCAAAAAATTTACTGCCAGTACTTGCAGCTAGCTTTGATGTAGATATTGATGGATTAAACGAGAATGAAGCCAGAGAGCTCATAAAAAACGCTTTTGAGATACATTACTACTCAGGCACTTTTTATAGTCTAAATAAAGCATTAAGCGCACTTTATGCAGATGCCAAGGTTAAAGAGTGGTTTGATTATGCTGGACTACCTTATCACTTCAAACTAGAGCTTGATGCAAGCAAAAATGGAGTAAGCCCACAGACACTAAAGAGATCTGATGAGATCATAAACACCTATAAAAACGTGCGTAGCGTATATGATGGAGCAAGCATAAAAGCGACTGCTAGCATAAATTTAAAAGCCTACTCTTACACATTTAGCGGTGAAAATATAAGTGTAGATCCTTATGTAATATCAAATATAAGCCAAAGAGCAAGCTTTAAAGTAGGAGCTACTACGCAAATAAACGAGATCATAAGCATGCCAATCGATGCAATAAGAGTTTTAACAAGATAA